The Flavobacteriaceae bacterium 3519-10 genome includes a window with the following:
- a CDS encoding response regulator receiver domain protein — MKKILIADDEHKIIMTLEYAFRKAGYEVYIARDGAEVLEIIKTEIPDIILLDIMMPNVDGYTTLSEIRKDKSYENIKVVFLSAKTGEADIKKGLERGADAYVTKPYSIKKLTEKVEKLLK, encoded by the coding sequence ATGAAGAAGATATTAATTGCAGACGACGAACACAAGATCATCATGACTTTGGAATATGCGTTCCGGAAGGCCGGTTATGAAGTCTACATTGCCCGCGACGGCGCGGAAGTACTTGAAATTATCAAGACAGAGATCCCTGATATTATCCTGCTCGACATTATGATGCCGAATGTGGACGGCTACACTACGCTTTCCGAAATCAGAAAAGACAAATCGTACGAAAATATTAAAGTGGTCTTCCTATCCGCAAAGACAGGCGAAGCCGATATCAAAAAAGGTCTGGAACGCGGGGCAGATGCATATGTTACGAAACCTTATTCCATTAAAAAACTCACTGAAAAAGTAGAGAAACTGTTAAAATAA
- a CDS encoding Sensor histidine kinase — protein sequence MMSSPLLFLLVILYLGTLFFVAFWAEKKKSNFWVNNPYVYSLSLAVYCSAWTYYGSIGVASNQGLEYLAVYIGPVIIIPAWIYINSKIIRISRVNKISSIADFISLRYGNRRFLGALVAGVCILAVIPYIGLQIKAISETFHLMTGSENSDNILLDNATYVVLIIAIFSAYYGTKYVDASEKRLGIISAVAFESFLKLVFFLALGVFVTYGVFNGFDDIYEQASKLPDFKQKNTLNGLEGGFNWFLMSLLSMSAIFLLPRQFHTTIVENRTEKHLKTAIWLFPLYLLLLNLFVFPIAWGGKILFLGENVNPEFYSILIPQKFGNTLIAAMVFFGGLSACISMIIISSISLSVMLSNNIIIPYGWLNSLKSETENSNNRTIVNIRKASIFSLIILGFMYMRYLISSSTLFSVGLIAFVLIAQLAPSFFGAVFWRRGSFAGAVTGIIAGILISYAYLIVPNYFEFGYQNSAFFNFFKLDYLSPVANVFFWSLLINGGLFMIISSCVAENYRARNFAELYVDINDYIQHHENAYIWKGTANISDIRRILARFLGEKKTKQALKIFNLKYNISDENDSADARFIKFSENLLSGRIGTASAKILIDGVTKEDKITLPEVLRILEESKDNISMNKQLTEHSHQLRKMSEKLQDANETLLIKDRQKDDFLDSVAHELRTPITAIRATSELLMDDEDMPTEIKKDFLENIISESDRLAEIINDILYLDKLEAGTTPLNLEHGNIVNSYHKALKPLLQLFEQKHLHHSEVNLLQEETFVYDEMKMIQVFQNILGNALKFAGDQGMIQVKFQEKDGRLKVSIFNTGKTIPDEDLEFIFEKFYQSKHQNLRKPVGSGLGLAICKRILNAHGGDIAAVNKEIGVTFELTLPNRNEII from the coding sequence TTGATGAGTAGTCCACTGCTTTTTTTACTGGTGATCCTTTATCTGGGAACTCTATTCTTTGTTGCTTTCTGGGCAGAAAAAAAGAAAAGCAATTTCTGGGTAAACAACCCATACGTCTACTCGCTTTCTTTGGCCGTGTACTGTTCGGCATGGACGTATTACGGCAGCATCGGCGTCGCATCGAATCAGGGTTTGGAGTACCTCGCGGTGTACATTGGCCCGGTAATCATTATCCCGGCGTGGATCTATATCAATTCGAAAATCATCCGGATCTCAAGAGTAAATAAGATAAGCAGTATCGCCGATTTTATTTCGCTTCGTTACGGGAACAGAAGATTTTTGGGCGCATTGGTAGCTGGTGTGTGCATCCTCGCGGTGATTCCATACATTGGGCTGCAGATCAAGGCTATATCAGAGACTTTCCATTTAATGACGGGTTCAGAAAATTCGGATAATATTTTACTTGATAACGCCACATATGTTGTACTGATCATAGCAATATTCTCCGCGTATTACGGAACAAAATACGTTGACGCGTCCGAAAAAAGGCTCGGAATTATTTCAGCCGTCGCATTTGAAAGCTTCCTCAAACTCGTTTTTTTCCTGGCTCTGGGCGTCTTCGTGACGTATGGAGTTTTCAACGGTTTTGATGACATCTATGAACAGGCTTCCAAACTGCCAGATTTTAAACAAAAAAATACATTGAACGGACTTGAAGGCGGTTTCAACTGGTTTCTGATGTCGCTGTTATCAATGTCCGCTATTTTTCTGCTTCCGAGGCAGTTTCACACCACAATTGTAGAGAACAGAACCGAAAAACATCTCAAAACAGCCATCTGGTTATTTCCGCTGTACCTTTTATTGCTGAATTTATTTGTGTTCCCAATCGCGTGGGGCGGCAAAATACTTTTTTTGGGCGAAAATGTAAATCCCGAATTCTACTCCATCCTCATTCCGCAGAAGTTTGGGAACACCTTAATTGCCGCGATGGTATTTTTCGGCGGGTTGAGCGCTTGTATTTCAATGATCATTATTTCAAGTATTTCACTCTCTGTAATGCTTTCAAACAACATCATTATTCCTTACGGCTGGCTGAACAGCCTGAAATCTGAAACTGAAAATTCAAACAACAGAACCATCGTTAACATCCGGAAAGCCAGCATTTTTTCGCTGATCATCCTGGGCTTTATGTACATGCGGTATTTAATCAGCAGCTCAACACTGTTTTCAGTTGGTCTTATTGCGTTCGTACTGATAGCGCAGCTGGCGCCGTCTTTTTTCGGAGCTGTCTTCTGGCGTCGCGGCAGTTTTGCAGGAGCCGTAACAGGCATTATTGCAGGCATACTGATCAGTTACGCGTATCTCATCGTTCCCAATTATTTTGAATTTGGTTATCAGAATTCTGCCTTTTTCAACTTCTTTAAACTCGACTATCTGTCACCGGTGGCCAATGTTTTTTTCTGGAGCCTGCTGATAAACGGGGGTTTATTTATGATAATTTCTTCGTGTGTCGCAGAAAACTACCGGGCTCGGAACTTCGCGGAACTTTATGTGGATATCAACGATTATATCCAACATCATGAAAATGCCTACATCTGGAAAGGAACCGCAAATATTTCGGACATCCGGAGAATACTAGCTCGGTTTCTAGGTGAAAAAAAGACAAAACAGGCCTTGAAAATTTTCAACCTGAAATACAATATTTCGGATGAAAACGACAGTGCGGATGCGCGCTTCATTAAATTCTCTGAAAATCTGCTGAGTGGCAGAATCGGGACTGCTTCGGCTAAAATTCTGATCGATGGCGTAACGAAAGAAGACAAGATTACACTTCCAGAAGTGTTGAGGATTTTAGAGGAATCCAAAGATAATATATCGATGAACAAGCAGCTCACCGAACATTCGCACCAGCTCCGGAAGATGAGCGAAAAACTGCAGGATGCCAATGAAACCCTGCTCATAAAAGACAGGCAGAAAGATGATTTTCTCGATTCGGTAGCTCATGAACTTCGCACGCCAATCACTGCGATTCGTGCCACAAGCGAGCTGCTGATGGACGATGAGGATATGCCCACGGAAATAAAAAAAGATTTTCTCGAAAACATTATTTCCGAAAGCGACCGTCTTGCGGAAATTATCAACGACATTCTTTATCTCGATAAATTGGAGGCCGGAACAACGCCTTTAAACCTTGAACATGGCAACATCGTTAACTCGTATCACAAAGCGCTCAAACCCCTGCTTCAGCTGTTTGAGCAGAAACATCTGCACCATTCTGAGGTGAACTTACTTCAGGAAGAAACATTCGTTTACGATGAAATGAAAATGATTCAGGTGTTTCAGAACATCCTCGGAAACGCGCTGAAATTTGCGGGCGACCAGGGAATGATTCAGGTAAAATTTCAGGAAAAAGACGGCCGGCTTAAGGTTTCAATCTTCAATACGGGCAAAACAATACCTGACGAAGATCTGGAATTTATATTTGAAAAATTTTACCAAAGCAAACATCAAAACCTCAGAAAACCTGTTGGCAGCGGACTGGGATTGGCCATCTGCAAGAGAATCCTAAACGCGCACGGCGGTGACATTGCAGCCGTTAACAAAGAAATCGGGGTAACATTTGAACTTACATTGCCTAACAGAAATGAAATAATATGA